One window of Corynebacterium sp. P3-F1 genomic DNA carries:
- a CDS encoding 3-hydroxyisobutyryl-CoA hydrolase, with the protein MAETTTGPVHIAVQQSTGVITLDRPEALNSISPEILFPVIDALEEWREDDRVERVVVTSSGKHFCAGGDVRWAREMEMAGRGEEADDFFSREYEMNLMISQYPKPYISLISGVVMGGGLGLSAHGSHVVVTPNATASMPEMNIGFFTDVGMSHRLQNLPKHPSLDLGMFLALTGYRLNADDMMATGLATHLVESLEGLEEKIIAEGPGVLDELAVEPGPSELEKLYPLIEGAFRGPWSEIKSKIDADPALAEVVQPLIAHASPSSLVATSELMLSNSRHDLAGSLDNERRFAQFLLREPDFREGVRAVLVDKTKDAEFQPEPEPEKYRDVLN; encoded by the coding sequence ATGGCGGAAACTACCACTGGACCAGTACATATTGCCGTGCAGCAGTCTACCGGAGTGATCACCCTGGATCGGCCGGAGGCCTTGAACTCCATCAGCCCGGAGATCCTCTTTCCCGTGATCGACGCGCTGGAAGAATGGAGGGAGGACGACCGTGTGGAACGTGTCGTGGTCACCTCGTCCGGGAAGCACTTCTGCGCCGGCGGCGACGTGCGCTGGGCGCGCGAAATGGAAATGGCTGGGCGGGGAGAGGAAGCCGACGACTTCTTCTCGAGGGAATACGAGATGAATTTGATGATCTCCCAGTACCCGAAGCCGTATATCTCGTTGATTTCCGGGGTGGTGATGGGAGGCGGGCTCGGCTTGTCCGCTCACGGAAGCCACGTGGTGGTCACTCCCAACGCCACCGCATCCATGCCCGAGATGAACATCGGGTTCTTCACTGATGTGGGCATGAGCCACCGCCTGCAGAACCTGCCGAAGCACCCCTCGCTGGATCTAGGGATGTTCCTCGCGCTGACGGGGTACCGGTTGAATGCGGACGACATGATGGCCACGGGATTGGCAACCCATCTCGTCGAATCGCTCGAGGGTCTGGAAGAAAAAATCATTGCAGAAGGTCCGGGTGTCCTCGACGAGCTGGCGGTTGAACCGGGTCCGTCAGAGCTGGAGAAGCTCTACCCGCTGATCGAAGGAGCATTCAGAGGCCCCTGGTCCGAGATAAAGAGCAAGATCGATGCGGATCCGGCCCTGGCGGAGGTCGTGCAGCCGTTGATCGCTCACGCGTCGCCGTCGTCGCTGGTGGCCACATCGGAGTTGATGCTGTCCAATTCCCGACACGACCTGGCCGGGAGCCTGGACAATGAGCGCCGCTTCGCTCAATTTCTATTGCGCGAACCAGATTTCCGTGAAGGCGTGCGTGCCGTGCTGGTGGACAAGACCAAGGATGCGGAGTTCCAACCGGAGCCTGAGCCGGAGAAATACCGCGACGTACTAAACTAA
- a CDS encoding HAD family hydrolase, which yields MTFPRIVALDMDGTLVDPEGNIPDEFWAVLEDAQKKGMVIAPASGRQLATLQDMFEGRDIQTFIAENGGVVWHKGEIVSAKPMDENAVAEVLRAAENSDAPVHPVVCKPEFAFVNEDMPESVAKETAKYYHSRRPVSSLRDAAESSDDPTIKVALFIESDAERDGLPIAQAADGQNIAVSGEHWVDIMSPQTNKGFALKALAETLDVDITDTAAIGDYLNDYEMLAAAGTAVAMENGHEKLKDIADIVAASNADHGAIRQLQAWLG from the coding sequence ATGACTTTCCCCCGAATCGTCGCCCTGGACATGGACGGAACCCTCGTCGATCCGGAAGGGAACATCCCGGACGAGTTCTGGGCGGTGCTGGAAGATGCTCAGAAGAAGGGCATGGTGATCGCACCGGCATCAGGCCGGCAGCTGGCCACACTCCAGGACATGTTCGAGGGAAGAGACATCCAGACCTTCATCGCCGAAAACGGCGGTGTGGTGTGGCACAAGGGCGAAATCGTCTCCGCCAAACCGATGGACGAAAACGCGGTCGCAGAGGTCCTGCGCGCTGCCGAGAATTCCGACGCCCCCGTGCATCCGGTGGTGTGCAAGCCGGAATTCGCGTTCGTGAACGAGGACATGCCGGAATCGGTCGCGAAAGAGACTGCGAAGTACTACCACTCCCGCCGTCCAGTTTCCTCCCTCCGTGACGCCGCCGAGTCCAGCGATGACCCAACCATTAAGGTCGCCCTCTTCATCGAATCCGATGCGGAGCGCGACGGCCTCCCCATCGCGCAGGCCGCGGATGGCCAGAACATCGCTGTCAGCGGCGAGCACTGGGTCGACATCATGTCGCCGCAGACGAACAAGGGCTTCGCCCTGAAAGCCCTTGCCGAAACCCTCGATGTCGACATCACCGACACCGCAGCGATCGGCGACTACCTCAACGACTACGAGATGCTCGCCGCCGCTGGAACCGCCGTGGCGATGGAGAACGGCCACGAGAAACTCAAAGATATCGCGGACATTGTCGCCGCTTCCAATGCCGATCACGGCGCGATCAGGCAGCTGCAGGCATGGCTGGGATAG
- the ppk2 gene encoding polyphosphate kinase 2 — MSSESTTKPPKLSKKAYEKELLRLQAELVKMQQWVVATGARIVVVMEGRDAAGKGSAIKRITQYLNPRVCRIEALPKPTEREQTQWYFQRYVEKLPAAGEIVIFDRSWYNRAGVERVMGFCTTEEYRRFLHQAPIFERLLVEDGIYLRKYWFSVSDEEQHARFESRRNDPLRQWKLSSMDLESITKWEDYSRAKDEMFIHTDIPTAPWYTVESEDKKRSRINVISHLLSTIPYEHVEPDLPEVPERPESDDYERPPRAEFRYVPDVAANLEKDKQKNTKKRKKK; from the coding sequence ATGAGTTCTGAGAGCACTACCAAACCGCCGAAGCTGTCCAAGAAGGCCTACGAGAAGGAGCTGCTCCGCCTCCAGGCCGAATTGGTGAAAATGCAGCAGTGGGTCGTGGCCACCGGCGCACGCATTGTCGTTGTCATGGAAGGCCGCGATGCGGCGGGCAAGGGTTCCGCGATCAAGCGGATCACTCAATACCTCAACCCGCGCGTGTGCCGGATCGAGGCGCTGCCGAAGCCGACGGAGCGCGAGCAGACGCAGTGGTACTTTCAGCGGTACGTGGAAAAGCTTCCCGCTGCCGGCGAGATCGTGATTTTCGACCGTTCCTGGTACAACCGCGCCGGCGTAGAGCGCGTGATGGGCTTTTGCACCACGGAGGAATACCGCCGCTTCCTGCACCAGGCGCCGATCTTCGAGCGGCTGCTGGTCGAAGATGGGATTTACCTGCGCAAGTACTGGTTCTCCGTGTCCGACGAAGAGCAGCACGCCAGGTTCGAGTCCCGCCGCAATGATCCGCTGCGCCAGTGGAAGCTCTCGTCGATGGACTTGGAGTCCATAACCAAGTGGGAGGACTACTCGCGCGCGAAGGACGAGATGTTCATTCACACCGACATCCCGACCGCTCCCTGGTACACGGTGGAATCCGAGGACAAGAAGCGTTCGCGTATCAACGTGATCTCCCACCTTTTGTCCACCATCCCGTACGAGCATGTTGAGCCGGATCTGCCCGAGGTGCCGGAGCGCCCCGAGTCCGACGATTACGAGCGCCCGCCGCGGGCGGAGTTCCGCTACGTGCCCGACGTAGCTGCCAACTTGGAAAAGGACAAGCAGAAAAACACCAAGAAACGCAAGAAGAAGTAG
- a CDS encoding histidine-type phosphatase translates to MPRSPALARRAIALATVAATAATLVPAGAAEAATYYSTKQPYSPAAPISSYSQPPAGFHQIYTASVGRHGSRGLSGFKYDDLAGQMLTSAKERGELTPLGEKLIPQVEAMSRANEQLTGPGEGGYGNLTTFGRNELRGIGSRNAARNLTFLESVSQSETDQVKFMSSGADRAKESGELFGQGLLSAVPELSDNLADGITNNTVNVEDRFDLLHAHSDENSPRYAAYSEWTESDTLDEKVNKAKNSEASQQAATHLLTKIFDQKFIDDLDNGTLKFVGTSGKEVKGTTDAALQFYNLYIISPAMENEPAKPAEGWIFDQFIDDEDGRQLAYLLDVEKFYESGPGIEGQSVSYDIYEPLLNHMIKGVQDRAAGGNIAAEYRFGHAETIAPLAALLKLPGSEKGVPADEVMSYDNSTWRGDKVTPMAANIQWDAFQNDTGVTLVRMLYNEAETPFHAGCMPVADDSFFYTIGELADCLPLGSTSDHSKARPDSAQVQPAPSVL, encoded by the coding sequence GTGCCACGCTCCCCAGCACTAGCCCGTCGCGCCATCGCCCTCGCCACTGTCGCAGCCACTGCAGCGACACTCGTTCCTGCTGGTGCTGCTGAGGCAGCGACCTACTATTCCACCAAACAGCCATATTCCCCCGCCGCCCCCATCTCCTCCTACAGCCAACCTCCCGCTGGTTTCCACCAGATTTACACCGCCTCCGTGGGCCGTCACGGTTCCCGCGGCTTGTCCGGTTTCAAATATGACGACCTCGCCGGCCAGATGCTCACCTCCGCAAAAGAGCGTGGAGAGTTGACCCCGCTCGGCGAGAAGTTAATCCCTCAGGTGGAGGCGATGTCTCGCGCAAACGAACAGCTCACCGGTCCGGGGGAAGGCGGCTACGGCAATCTGACCACGTTCGGCCGCAACGAATTGCGCGGTATCGGCAGCCGCAATGCGGCCCGCAACCTGACATTTTTGGAATCGGTGTCTCAGAGCGAAACCGACCAGGTGAAGTTCATGTCCTCCGGCGCGGACCGCGCGAAGGAATCCGGAGAGCTTTTCGGGCAGGGGTTGCTCTCGGCTGTTCCAGAGCTGTCTGACAATCTAGCCGACGGCATCACAAACAACACCGTCAACGTCGAGGACCGATTCGACCTGCTGCACGCCCACTCCGACGAGAATTCTCCGCGTTACGCGGCGTACTCCGAGTGGACCGAGAGCGACACCCTCGACGAAAAGGTGAACAAAGCCAAGAATTCCGAGGCATCCCAGCAGGCGGCGACTCACCTGCTCACCAAGATCTTCGACCAGAAGTTCATCGACGACCTCGACAACGGGACTCTGAAGTTTGTTGGCACCAGCGGTAAGGAAGTAAAAGGCACCACCGACGCGGCACTTCAGTTCTACAACCTGTACATCATCTCCCCCGCGATGGAGAACGAGCCCGCTAAACCGGCCGAAGGGTGGATCTTCGACCAGTTCATAGATGATGAGGACGGTCGACAGCTCGCTTACTTACTCGACGTAGAGAAATTCTACGAAAGCGGCCCGGGTATCGAAGGACAATCGGTGTCCTACGACATCTACGAACCCCTCCTCAATCATATGATTAAGGGGGTCCAGGATCGCGCCGCCGGCGGCAACATCGCAGCCGAGTACCGGTTCGGCCACGCCGAGACCATCGCCCCGCTCGCCGCCTTGCTTAAGCTGCCTGGTTCCGAGAAAGGTGTGCCAGCCGACGAGGTCATGTCTTACGACAATTCCACTTGGCGCGGCGACAAGGTTACGCCGATGGCCGCGAACATCCAGTGGGACGCGTTTCAGAATGACACGGGTGTCACCCTCGTTCGCATGCTTTACAACGAGGCAGAAACCCCGTTCCACGCGGGATGCATGCCCGTGGCAGATGACTCGTTTTTCTACACCATCGGCGAGTTGGCGGACTGCCTGCCGCTCGGTTCCACTTCCGACCACTCCAAAGCCCGCCCCGACAGCGCGCAAGTTCAACCAGCTCCGTCGGTTCTTTGA
- a CDS encoding 4-(cytidine 5'-diphospho)-2-C-methyl-D-erythritol kinase, with protein sequence MKFTARANGKVNLHLGVGEVRADGYHDLATVFMAVDRPETVTLTTVPNGERHPDASPLSFITETSTTYHVQEPDEDLDTPKNLAWKAVDSICTGYRGMISHEPKLPMMRLEIEKTVPVAGGMAGGSADAAAAVEAIGAVIAYVDKPLPDELLRYLVPALGADVPFAQMGGIALGTGRGDSLVPMMGRGKYWFAFLNPKVGLSTKAVFEKLDDLRFNYASMVPHLDTTTLSRALLSGDPQLVGAAMHNDLEAAALALRPSLQQLIHDAEDAGAIRAMVSGSGPTVAALCADEETARGVVDKLTTRGDIEGFAAYGPVGGVRLLEP encoded by the coding sequence ATGAAGTTCACCGCCCGCGCCAACGGCAAGGTGAACCTGCATCTCGGGGTGGGGGAGGTTCGCGCCGACGGGTACCACGACCTCGCCACCGTGTTCATGGCGGTGGACCGCCCGGAAACGGTCACACTCACCACTGTGCCGAACGGGGAGAGGCACCCGGATGCATCTCCCCTGAGCTTCATCACTGAGACGAGCACGACGTATCACGTTCAGGAACCGGACGAGGACCTGGACACCCCGAAGAACCTAGCGTGGAAAGCGGTGGACTCGATCTGCACCGGTTACCGGGGGATGATTTCACACGAGCCGAAGCTGCCAATGATGCGGCTCGAGATCGAAAAGACCGTTCCGGTCGCTGGTGGAATGGCAGGGGGATCAGCGGACGCGGCTGCTGCGGTGGAGGCGATTGGGGCGGTGATCGCGTACGTCGATAAGCCGCTGCCGGACGAGCTGCTCAGGTATCTCGTACCTGCGCTGGGTGCTGATGTCCCCTTCGCGCAGATGGGCGGGATCGCTTTGGGCACGGGGCGGGGAGATTCGCTCGTTCCCATGATGGGGCGCGGAAAATACTGGTTTGCTTTCCTGAATCCGAAGGTGGGGCTATCCACCAAAGCTGTTTTTGAGAAGCTGGATGACCTCCGCTTCAATTACGCTTCCATGGTCCCGCACTTGGACACGACGACGCTCTCGCGCGCGCTGCTTTCCGGTGACCCACAGCTTGTGGGCGCGGCTATGCACAACGATTTGGAAGCGGCAGCGCTCGCCTTGCGTCCTTCGTTGCAACAGCTTATTCACGACGCTGAGGATGCCGGCGCCATTCGCGCGATGGTGTCTGGTTCCGGCCCGACCGTGGCGGCGCTGTGTGCGGATGAGGAGACGGCGCGGGGGGTCGTCGATAAGCTGACTACGCGCGGCGACATCGAAGGTTTCGCGGCGTACGGGCCTGTGGGCGGCGTCCGCTTGCTCGAGCCTTAG
- a CDS encoding resuscitation-promoting factor: MSRHRRINKTSTTRAVIASTAVGALAIGGATTAVAAQKSVTVDVNGEPIELTTFASDVSGALQAAGVEVGDKDLVYPAPSDALATGDTVTVRTAKPVAVTIDGGEAQEYTTTAATVSDFLKELPGVGGASYDYADETPVTDNMTIDLTSPKIVAIHDGGKTTYTAAAAKTVAELLSARGVLVDSNDRVSPGMDTPLTGNMDITIDHVDVDERTTAEDFDVEPRYVEDDNLAEGEEKVREKGEKGKREITRRIVTVNGAVESDQVVKSEEIRKGRAAVIARGKKTPASAVSAPAVADGSVWDSLAQCESGGNWAINTGNGFYGGLQFTASTWAAYGGTAYAPTANLATREQQIDVAKKVQAGQGWGAWPACTASLGIR; this comes from the coding sequence ATGTCGCGTCATCGTCGCATCAATAAGACATCGACCACTCGTGCCGTCATTGCCTCCACCGCCGTCGGCGCCCTCGCTATCGGGGGTGCCACCACGGCCGTCGCCGCTCAGAAGTCGGTGACCGTGGACGTCAACGGAGAGCCCATCGAGCTGACCACCTTTGCATCGGATGTCAGTGGTGCGCTCCAGGCCGCCGGTGTTGAGGTGGGAGACAAGGATCTCGTGTACCCCGCGCCGTCGGACGCGCTGGCCACCGGTGACACCGTGACGGTCAGGACCGCAAAGCCCGTGGCAGTGACCATCGACGGGGGCGAGGCGCAGGAGTACACCACCACCGCGGCGACCGTGTCCGACTTCCTCAAGGAGCTGCCGGGCGTGGGAGGCGCCAGCTACGATTACGCGGATGAGACGCCGGTCACCGACAACATGACCATCGACCTCACCTCCCCCAAGATCGTGGCCATTCACGACGGCGGAAAGACCACCTACACCGCTGCGGCGGCGAAGACAGTCGCTGAGCTGCTCAGTGCCCGCGGCGTTCTCGTGGACTCCAACGACCGTGTTTCTCCGGGCATGGATACGCCGCTGACTGGCAACATGGACATCACTATCGACCACGTCGACGTCGATGAGCGCACAACTGCCGAGGATTTCGATGTCGAGCCCCGCTATGTCGAAGACGATAACCTCGCCGAGGGGGAGGAGAAGGTCCGCGAGAAGGGGGAGAAGGGCAAACGCGAGATCACTCGTCGCATCGTCACGGTCAACGGGGCTGTCGAGTCCGATCAGGTGGTCAAGAGCGAAGAGATCCGCAAGGGTCGCGCAGCCGTGATCGCCCGCGGCAAGAAGACCCCCGCATCGGCAGTCAGTGCGCCGGCAGTCGCTGACGGATCCGTTTGGGACTCGCTCGCGCAGTGCGAGTCGGGTGGAAACTGGGCGATCAACACCGGTAATGGCTTCTACGGTGGCCTGCAGTTCACCGCGTCGACGTGGGCGGCGTACGGCGGTACCGCATACGCTCCGACTGCGAACTTGGCTACGCGGGAGCAGCAGATCGACGTTGCAAAGAAGGTTCAGGCCGGGCAAGGCTGGGGTGCGTGGCCTGCTTGCACCGCGAGCCTGGGCATCCGCTAA
- a CDS encoding TatD family hydrolase — protein sequence MSKKKPRPTPVPAERIAGLIDAHTHLASAKARTKVEVDAMVNRAADAGVERICTVGDGLDEAELALQAAHMNERVFAACAIHPTRAGELDEGARERLARMAADKRCVAVGETGIDTYWIKHDPDRTAPLEVQEEAFRWHIQLAVNSGKALMIHNREGDTHMMRILADAPQPEYVMLHCFSSPLNVAREAVERGYVLSFAGNVTFKRNDELREAAALAPAGQLLIETDAPYMTPEPFRGARNEPSLIGHTAKVVAQARGMAVEDLAAEVGDTFGRVFGV from the coding sequence ATGTCGAAGAAGAAGCCGCGTCCCACACCCGTTCCGGCCGAGCGAATTGCTGGACTTATCGACGCCCACACACACCTCGCTTCCGCCAAAGCCCGCACCAAAGTCGAGGTGGATGCGATGGTGAATCGTGCTGCGGACGCCGGGGTTGAGCGAATCTGCACTGTCGGGGACGGCCTTGATGAAGCGGAACTGGCGCTTCAGGCCGCGCACATGAACGAGCGTGTGTTCGCTGCCTGCGCCATTCACCCCACGCGCGCCGGGGAGCTCGATGAGGGAGCGCGCGAACGTCTCGCTCGGATGGCTGCGGATAAGAGGTGTGTTGCGGTGGGGGAGACCGGCATCGATACCTACTGGATCAAGCACGACCCTGACCGCACTGCTCCGTTGGAGGTGCAGGAAGAGGCGTTCCGCTGGCACATTCAGCTCGCGGTGAATTCCGGTAAAGCGTTGATGATCCACAACCGTGAGGGTGATACGCACATGATGCGGATTCTCGCGGACGCTCCGCAGCCGGAGTATGTCATGCTGCACTGCTTCTCCTCGCCTCTCAACGTCGCGCGCGAAGCTGTCGAGCGCGGATACGTGCTGTCCTTTGCGGGCAACGTCACATTTAAACGCAACGACGAACTGCGGGAGGCGGCGGCACTTGCGCCTGCGGGGCAGCTGCTCATCGAGACTGATGCGCCGTACATGACGCCGGAACCGTTTCGGGGGGCGCGCAACGAGCCGTCACTGATTGGCCACACCGCGAAGGTGGTCGCTCAGGCGCGCGGGATGGCGGTGGAGGATTTGGCGGCAGAAGTGGGCGATACGTTTGGGCGCGTTTTCGGCGTGTGA
- a CDS encoding DNA-3-methyladenine glycosylase, giving the protein MAGIDFTAPANVVAPQLLGCYVSHNGVTVRLTEVEAYLGAEDAAAHTYRGRTKRNATMFGPPGRFYVYLSYGIHLNGNIVCAPEGTGQGCLMRGGEIVEGEQLARSRRQVKDRAPIPYENLARGPGNLGRALGLSLDDNGTPVQLTMRTEEPEWVAGPRIGISKNAGAPYRFWIPRNKTVSTPRGYPK; this is encoded by the coding sequence ATGGCTGGGATAGATTTCACCGCCCCCGCCAACGTCGTCGCACCGCAGTTGCTCGGCTGCTACGTCAGCCACAACGGCGTGACCGTCCGACTGACAGAAGTCGAGGCCTACCTCGGTGCCGAAGACGCCGCCGCCCACACGTACCGGGGCCGGACCAAGCGCAACGCCACCATGTTCGGCCCGCCCGGCCGCTTCTACGTTTACCTGTCCTATGGCATCCACTTGAACGGCAACATCGTCTGTGCGCCGGAGGGCACCGGCCAGGGGTGCCTCATGCGCGGCGGGGAGATCGTTGAGGGAGAGCAGCTCGCCCGCAGCCGTCGTCAAGTGAAAGACCGCGCCCCAATTCCTTACGAAAACCTCGCCCGCGGACCTGGAAATCTCGGGCGCGCCCTCGGGCTGTCCTTGGACGACAACGGCACACCCGTCCAGCTCACAATGCGCACCGAGGAACCCGAATGGGTTGCTGGCCCGCGCATCGGAATCAGCAAGAACGCGGGCGCACCCTACCGTTTCTGGATCCCCCGCAACAAAACGGTCAGTACGCCCCGCGGCTACCCGAAGTAG
- a CDS encoding putative quinol monooxygenase has protein sequence MILINVRFRPLPENTENFRELVNDFTEASRAEDGNLFFEWYRNTDDPREYILVEAFKDDAAEAHVNSDHFKAAQELFPQILEETPEIINTLIEGKTEWDEMAEFKVQ, from the coding sequence ATGATTTTGATCAACGTGCGTTTCCGTCCCCTGCCCGAGAACACCGAAAACTTCCGCGAGCTGGTCAACGACTTCACGGAGGCCTCCCGCGCCGAAGACGGCAACCTCTTCTTCGAGTGGTACCGCAACACCGACGATCCGCGCGAGTACATTCTCGTCGAGGCGTTCAAGGACGATGCTGCGGAAGCCCACGTGAATTCGGATCACTTCAAGGCCGCCCAAGAGTTGTTCCCGCAGATTCTGGAGGAGACTCCCGAGATCATCAACACCCTCATCGAGGGAAAAACCGAATGGGACGAAATGGCCGAATTCAAGGTCCAATAG
- the rsmA gene encoding 16S rRNA (adenine(1518)-N(6)/adenine(1519)-N(6))-dimethyltransferase RsmA, producing MTPEIQLLGPVEIRALADELGVSPTKKLGQNFVHDPNTVRRIVAAADLSPDDTVVEVGPGLGSLTLGLLELGCRVSAVEIDSRLAQRLPQTAVEFAPDVAGDLEVVNADALKVRQSDLPVSPTALVANLPYNVAVPVLLHLLEEFPSIRRVLVMVQLEVADRLAAQPGSKIYGVPSVKSSFYGDVHKAGNIGKNVFWPAPNIESGLVRIDVRDKGWPVSLRERVFPLIDAAFAQRRKTLRACLGGIYGSAAAAEEALRAAGIDPQLRGEKLAVEDFVRLAEVSEQ from the coding sequence ATGACCCCCGAAATCCAGCTGCTCGGCCCCGTGGAGATCAGGGCTCTCGCTGACGAGCTCGGGGTGTCCCCGACTAAGAAGCTGGGGCAGAATTTCGTTCATGATCCCAACACGGTGCGCCGGATTGTCGCGGCCGCGGATCTCTCGCCCGATGACACCGTAGTTGAAGTCGGGCCGGGCCTCGGATCGCTAACGCTCGGTCTGCTTGAGCTCGGCTGCCGCGTGTCCGCCGTTGAGATTGATTCGCGTTTGGCGCAGCGGCTGCCGCAGACGGCAGTGGAATTCGCTCCTGACGTAGCCGGAGACCTCGAAGTTGTGAACGCCGACGCGCTCAAAGTGAGGCAATCGGATCTACCGGTTTCGCCCACAGCTTTGGTGGCCAATTTGCCCTACAACGTGGCGGTGCCGGTGCTGCTCCATTTGTTGGAGGAGTTTCCGAGCATCCGTCGCGTCCTCGTCATGGTTCAGCTCGAGGTGGCGGACCGCTTGGCTGCCCAACCCGGCTCCAAGATCTACGGTGTCCCGAGTGTTAAATCGTCCTTCTACGGGGACGTGCACAAGGCGGGGAATATCGGGAAGAACGTCTTCTGGCCCGCACCGAACATCGAATCGGGGCTCGTGCGTATCGACGTCCGCGATAAGGGGTGGCCAGTTTCGTTGCGGGAGCGGGTTTTTCCGCTTATCGACGCAGCCTTTGCCCAACGCCGCAAGACCCTCCGCGCCTGCTTGGGTGGGATTTACGGATCGGCTGCTGCTGCAGAGGAAGCGCTGCGCGCCGCTGGCATTGATCCGCAACTACGCGGTGAGAAGCTCGCGGTGGAGGACTTCGTGCGGTTGGCGGAGGTGAGTGAGCAATGA
- a CDS encoding ABC-F family ATP-binding cassette domain-containing protein, translating into MANLINLENVSKTWGLKTLLDEVSLGVQTGDRIGVVGLNGGGKTTLLEVLTGIEPPDEGRVSHTNGLRMAVVTQRFTLPDEVTVGQAVVEPLGLEVFEWASNAKVREVLAGTGVAELGLDTPVGSLSGGERRRVNLAAALVQDLDLIVLDEPTNHLDVEGVQWLADHLLKRKVAIVVVTHDRWFLDTVATLTWEVHDGKVDVYEGGYNDWTFARAERARQADAIEQRRQNLARKELAWLRRGAPARTSKPRYRVEAAEALIADVPAPRDTVELMAFSKQRQGRVVVELEDARIDAPDGRTLVDHLTWRLAPGERIGLVGVNGSGKTTLLRAIAGDYELAAGRRIEGQTTKIGWLRQELDDLDPSRRVIDAVEDVATYITLGKKEMSASQLAERLGFSPKRQRTPVGDLSGGERRRLQLTRVLMSEPNVLLLDEPTNDLDIDTLQELENLLDSWPGTLVVISHDRYLIERIADVTYALFGDGTLTNLPGGIEQYLERRKAMSEEPGVLDLGDTEPKQKPASGLSGQDRRELTKKMKSLDRKMEKLDEQASALEAEITQMSSVDAPDFEAIGAKTGQVAELRAEREELELEWLDLGEQLES; encoded by the coding sequence ATGGCGAACCTGATCAACCTGGAGAATGTGTCCAAGACGTGGGGGCTGAAGACCCTGCTGGACGAGGTGTCGCTCGGCGTGCAAACCGGGGACCGGATCGGAGTGGTGGGGCTCAACGGCGGGGGCAAGACCACGCTGCTGGAGGTGCTCACCGGGATCGAGCCGCCCGATGAGGGGCGCGTGTCCCACACGAACGGGCTGCGGATGGCGGTGGTGACACAGCGTTTCACCCTGCCCGACGAGGTGACGGTCGGACAGGCCGTGGTGGAGCCGCTGGGGCTCGAAGTCTTCGAGTGGGCGTCGAATGCCAAGGTGCGTGAGGTGCTCGCGGGGACGGGCGTGGCTGAATTGGGTTTGGATACGCCGGTGGGTAGCCTGTCCGGTGGCGAGCGCCGGCGGGTGAACCTGGCGGCGGCATTGGTGCAGGATCTGGATCTGATCGTGCTCGACGAGCCGACGAACCACCTCGATGTGGAAGGTGTTCAGTGGCTCGCGGATCACCTGTTGAAGCGGAAGGTGGCCATCGTGGTGGTCACGCACGACCGCTGGTTCCTCGACACCGTGGCGACCCTGACGTGGGAAGTGCACGACGGCAAAGTCGATGTTTACGAGGGCGGCTACAACGACTGGACTTTCGCCCGCGCGGAGCGCGCCCGGCAGGCTGACGCAATTGAGCAGCGGCGGCAGAACTTGGCGCGGAAAGAGCTCGCGTGGCTGCGCCGCGGTGCTCCTGCACGCACATCCAAGCCGCGTTACCGGGTCGAGGCAGCTGAGGCGCTCATCGCGGATGTTCCCGCGCCGCGCGACACGGTTGAGCTCATGGCGTTTTCGAAGCAGCGCCAGGGCCGCGTCGTTGTGGAGTTGGAAGATGCGCGGATCGACGCTCCGGATGGCCGCACCCTCGTCGACCACTTGACGTGGCGGCTGGCCCCGGGCGAGCGCATCGGCCTTGTTGGGGTGAACGGCTCCGGAAAGACAACCCTGCTGCGGGCGATTGCGGGCGACTACGAACTCGCTGCAGGCCGCCGCATTGAGGGACAGACGACAAAGATCGGGTGGCTGCGACAGGAGCTGGACGATCTTGACCCCTCCCGTCGAGTCATCGACGCGGTGGAGGATGTGGCCACCTACATCACGCTGGGCAAGAAAGAGATGTCCGCCTCGCAGCTGGCCGAGCGCCTCGGTTTCTCGCCGAAGCGGCAGCGCACGCCGGTCGGGGATCTCTCCGGCGGCGAGCGCCGACGTTTGCAGCTCACGCGTGTGCTCATGAGCGAGCCCAATGTGCTGCTTCTCGACGAGCCGACGAACGACCTTGACATTGACACCCTCCAGGAGCTGGAGAACTTACTCGATTCTTGGCCGGGAACGCTGGTGGTGATCTCCCACGACCGCTATCTGATCGAGCGCATCGCCGATGTGACCTACGCGCTGTTCGGTGACGGCACCCTGACCAACCTGCCAGGCGGCATCGAGCAGTACCTAGAGCGCAGGAAGGCCATGTCCGAAGAACCCGGCGTGCTGGACCTCGGGGACACGGAGCCGAAGCAGAAACCGGCGAGCGGCCTGAGCGGCCAAGACCGCCGGGAACTGACCAAGAAGATGAAGTCGCTCGACCGCAAGATGGAGAAGCTCGACGAGCAAGCGTCGGCGCTAGAAGCGGAGATCACGCAGATGTCCTCTGTCGATGCCCCTGATTTTGAAGCGATCGGAGCGAAGACCGGCCAGGTCGCAGAGCTGCGGGCCGAGCGAGAAGAGCTGGAATTGGAGTGGCTCGACCTAGGGGAGCAGCTGGAATCATAG